A portion of the Candidatus Marinarcus aquaticus genome contains these proteins:
- a CDS encoding DMT family transporter → MSKTLYAHILILLATFISGGSFLVSQKLSGVINPISINLLRFLIATVTLLPFIFLKKEYRVKLISTFKRAFIISFFYTSFLIGMFISLEYTTALNTGAIFTLVPLLTALLSMIFFKQKIPKKQYIVYLFGIIGTCIVVFKASLQLLLSLTLNKGDIFFLISILFISMYSICAKYFYKEDDELFVLVFMTLVGGCIWMSFALIIFNIPLQWDRINANDFVSLGYLSIPATLVTAYLYQKCTVILGPKKIMAYTYLTPASIAILMFVVSSQVLSYWVIIGILISTFSTVMLLRKS, encoded by the coding sequence ATGTCAAAAACATTATATGCACACATTTTAATTTTACTTGCAACGTTTATATCAGGAGGATCATTTTTAGTATCTCAAAAGTTATCAGGAGTAATTAATCCTATTTCAATTAATTTATTAAGATTTTTAATAGCAACAGTAACTCTGCTTCCTTTTATATTTTTAAAAAAAGAGTATAGAGTAAAACTTATTTCAACTTTTAAAAGAGCATTTATAATTAGTTTCTTTTACACATCATTTTTAATAGGAATGTTTATCTCTTTAGAATATACAACGGCTTTAAACACCGGAGCAATATTTACCCTTGTACCTTTACTTACGGCATTATTATCAATGATATTTTTTAAACAAAAAATTCCCAAAAAACAATATATAGTATATCTCTTTGGAATTATTGGAACTTGTATTGTGGTATTTAAAGCAAGTTTACAACTTCTTTTATCACTTACTTTAAATAAAGGAGATATATTTTTTCTTATTTCTATTTTATTTATATCTATGTATTCAATTTGTGCAAAATATTTTTATAAAGAAGATGATGAGTTATTTGTTTTAGTTTTTATGACATTAGTTGGTGGTTGCATTTGGATGTCATTTGCTTTAATTATATTCAACATACCTCTACAATGGGATAGAATCAATGCAAATGATTTTGTTTCTTTGGGATATCTTAGTATACCTGCAACGTTGGTTACTGCTTATTTATATCAAAAGTGTACTGTGATTTTAGGACCTAAGAAAATCATGGCTTATACTTATTTAACTCCTGCTTCTATTGCGATACTTATGTTTGTTGTGTCATCACAAGTTCTAAGTTATTGGGTAATTATAGGTATATTGATATCTACTTTTTCTACAGTAATGTTATTACGAAAAAGTTAA
- a CDS encoding Crp/Fnr family transcriptional regulator: protein MNTSTEQIFNSLKKTLDSYYPLSEKTWEEFKSICTIKEIKKNEYAFELYDKVDAFSYVYKGLFRTFSFNEKAEEYTKKFFWETKFYGPMVALLYKKPINAVVQAIEDSIVIDIKHDKYRKLLEKYDDLKFFHIFYLEKHWVLERDDISSSLVLDNAKQRYEKFNKEFKNIIKRIPKYYIASYLGISPTHLSRIRKELKNHCVL from the coding sequence ATGAATACAAGTACAGAACAAATATTTAACTCACTTAAAAAAACTTTAGATTCTTATTATCCACTTTCTGAAAAAACGTGGGAAGAGTTTAAAAGTATATGCACAATAAAAGAAATAAAGAAAAATGAATATGCCTTTGAACTTTATGATAAAGTAGATGCTTTTTCTTATGTATATAAAGGTTTATTTAGAACATTTTCATTTAATGAAAAAGCAGAAGAATATACAAAAAAATTTTTCTGGGAAACTAAATTTTATGGACCAATGGTTGCACTATTATATAAAAAACCCATAAATGCAGTAGTTCAAGCAATAGAAGATTCAATAGTTATAGATATTAAACATGATAAATATAGAAAACTTTTAGAGAAATATGATGATTTAAAATTTTTCCATATTTTTTATTTAGAAAAACATTGGGTATTAGAAAGAGATGACATAAGTTCTTCGCTTGTTCTTGATAATGCTAAACAAAGATATGAAAAATTTAATAAAGAATTTAAAAATATTATAAAAAGAATTCCTAAGTACTACATAGCATCATATTTAGGTATCTCACCTACTCATTTGAGTCGTATCAGAAAAGAATTAAAAAATCATTGTGTTTTATAA